In Moraxella nasovis, the sequence TTGAACCTAAATGGATTGAGCGGTCGGTTAATCTTGCCATTACAAATGATGATAATCCAAAATTACTCAAATTTCGCCGTGCTTTGGACAAGTTTGCCGTAAGTCAAGTCAGTGATGGCTACTCAACGCCATACCTTTGGGAACTTAAGCCCACCTACTTAGGCATGCATAATAATTTAGCACAATTTGCTGTAACTGAAGACATGTATCTTGGTGGTGCTCATGGCATGCAGTCAGAGACATATTTAGTTTATGATTTGGATTTGGGCAGTAGAATCCAGTTGTACGATATTGAAAAAGATGATTTGATCGATAGTGAATTATCGCTTTATACGCTGGCAACCGATGCTTATGACGACTATTTAAAGCAGCAATTAGAAGATAGCCAAAGCATCGAACAGCACAAAAGTGATTATCCACTTGAGCTTACCGAAGATTTTTATTTTGATGAACAAGGCCTGATACTGCATTATAATCCTTATCGTCTTGGCCCTTATGCTATGGGCCCAATTGAGTTAATCATCCCTTATCGCAGCTTAAAAGGCGTGATTCGTGATGAATATTTGCCTGCCATGAAATAATAAAAACACCTGAGTACTGTTATACGCATTAAATTATGCGATAATTTAACAAATAATACACAATATCATTTGATAATGGTTATTTATTAGGTTATAATGTGTTAAAATTTAATGGCGTGAGCGGTATTCATGAGTGATCTATTGAGTAAATCTTCTGGACAACGAAACTTAGCAATTGGCATAGCGGTGGCAATACACGGTTTAGTAGGGCTGGGGCTGTCGTTTATGCCAACAATGACCATCAAACCCATTGAGCCAACTAAACCGCTTGAAATTCAAATGATCTCGATTAATAACGAGCAATCAGAAGAGCCGACAAAACAGATGCCAAAGCCTGTGGTAGAGCCTAAGGTGACGCCCAAGCCCGTTGTAGAACCCAAGCCTGTAGTTGAGCCTAAGCCTGTGGTAGAACCTAAACCTGTGGTGAAGCCTGTGCCGACACCAAAAGTGGAAACGCCCAGGCCTGTCATCGCAACGGAAAAACCAGCACCAACCCCTCATGCGGTAGAAAAACCACAACCCAAGCCTGAAGTAGCCGAGCCTGTAAAAACAGCAACACCAAAGACTGAAAAAGTAGAGCCTATCTCTGCACCACCACAGCCCGAACAAGCACCAGTCAGCTCTAAGCCGCCAAATGAACCAGCTCCTAAATCTAGTCAGCCAAGTAAGCCTGCTCCAGCTGCTGAGAAAAATACTACGACAGAGCTGACCAATCAAGATTTGACAAATCAGATTAATGCCAGCTGGAAAAGAAAGCCAAGATTAGAGACGATCGATATAGATGATGTTGGCAAAAGAAGCTTGCTTGGTACGACAGTCAGCACGAATATTAAACTTTCCATCGATAAAGATGGCAAAATTACTTCGGTATCTGGAATTGATCTTGGTGACGCACGTCTAAATAAAAAAGTGGAGCATCTGATTCTAGCAGGGCGATTCCACCCCTTTAAAAATGCTAATGGGCAACCGATGTCAGGGCATGCTAGTTGGACCATCAACATTACTATCCCTGATTAGGCTATCCCTGATTAGTTTAGTTTATATCATCATTTAACAATTTAATTTTTAAGGAATTTTTATGAATTTTGCACATTATTGGCAGTACACTGATGCTGTAAGCAAGACACTATTTTTTATTTTGTTCGCTCTTTCGGTCTTGTCGTGGGTTGTGGGTATTTTACGCATATTAAAATCTCGTAAACTTGCAAATGACATCGCAAGCGATTTACAATCAACCATCACTTCTAAGCAAAACGACTTATCCAAGCTAGAATTTAGTCAGCGTAAAATGGTAGCAGAACAAACCCTACTCCAAAAAATCGCTCAGTACCGTTTTGAATCTGAAAAAGGGTTGCCTGTGCTTGGTACGACGGCTGCAATCGCGCCGTTTATTGGGTTATTTGGTACAGTGTGGGGGATTTTTCACGCTTTACATAGCATTGCTGAAAGCGGTCAGGCAGGCTTAGCTCAAGTGGCAGGACCTGTGGGTGAAGCTCTCATCATGACAGCATTGGGGTTGGCAGTGGCTATTCCTGCTGTGGTCTTTTTTAATATCGCTACCCGTCTTAATAAGCGAGCCATGCATGTCGCCACCGATACTGCTCATCTAATTCTTGCTAAAACCGCAAGCTAGGAGAACATTATGGCTTTTGAATTAGGCGATAGCCAAGACCAAGGTATGAGCGAGATTAATCTTATTCCACTCATTGATATTATGCTAGTTTTGATGATTATCTTTTTGGTAACGGCAACGGTGCTAAATCCAAGCGTTCCACTTGATTTGCCAAAAACGACAGCTCAAATCAATCAGCTGCCACCAAAGGTTATCCAAGTGAGTATCGATGCCAATGAGACTATTTTTTGGGATGATCAAAAAATCAGCATTGACGAGTTACAAGCTCGATTTGCCAAAGCAGCTAGTGGCGATGAAGATCCACAAGTGCAGCTAAGAGCAGACAAAAATGGCAAATATGATACGGTTGCTCAAGTTTTGGCAAGTGCCAGCACAGCAGGACTATCAAAGATTGCTTTTGTGAATGACTAAATTTTCATAAAATGACCAAAGCCGCTCCATATAAGGGGCGGTTTTTAATGGGTGGATTAGGGTTCACTAAGAAGACAGCTGTTTAAGCCTATCTTGCAATTGTAATAGCTTGGCATTCGCATCATCAGTATAGCGTACAGATAACTGCTTGGTTAGTTTTTTGATTTGGGTGCGGATTTTTGCCAGCTCAACGGTATTTTTGGCAAGATTTTCACTTGGAGCATCTGGTGTGATAGTAGGCATAAGAGCGTTTGCCATTGCACTTTCAACAGCACTAACGACAGGCTTTGCCCCTTCGGTGATCGTCTTAGCAACTCGATTGAGATGCTGATGATAGCGTCGTCTTAGGTGTTCTTGTTCATTTTGGCGTTCATCATCACTTAGTACCCTTGGAAATTCTACCAGATCAATGCAGTCCACAGGACAAGGAGTAAGGCACAGTTCACAGCCTGTACATAGCTCTTTAATAATACTGTGCATGTGCTTAGCTGTTCCGATGATGGCATCGACAGGGCAGGCAGGAATACACTTGGTGCAACCAATGCAGTTTGGCTCATCAATCACCGCACGCACTTCGATTGGGCGACCTGTCTGCTCATGGGTCTGCCACTTACTCGGGGTGGCGGCAAGTGACTGCTTCCCTATAATGGCAGCGATTTGGTCGGCGACTACTTGACCACCCGGTATGCACAGATTGGTTGGCTCATTATGCATGATAATGCCACAAGCATAGGGTAAGCACCCATCATGATGACCGCATAGGCCGCACTGCGTTTGGGGTAGTGTGGCGTCAATTTGGGCGACTTTTTGGCGGTCTTGAGCTGTCAGTGTATCTAACTGTAAGGACTTAAAAAGTACTGGCAAATCGTCCAAACGTGCTGTCAAATCAGTATTTTCAATGTGTATGGTTAAGGTCATGACAATAGGCTAAGTTAGGGCAATGCCACACTCTTTGGCGGCTTGGCAAATTAAAGCACGGGCAATAGTGCCAACTTCAGGAATGGCTGGCAAATCATGAAAATCAAAAAACTGAGCATGGCTTATCTCATCTGTCTGCGGGGTGATCACGCCACCATCATAGTGAGCAATAAACCCAAGCATAAGATTAGTCGGATAAGGCCACGGCTGACTGCTGATATAGCGTGGTTCACGAATCGTTACGTTTACTTCTTCTAGTGTTTCACGGCATAAAGCAGATTCTAAGGATTCGCCCGCTTCTACAAAGCCTGCAATCAGCCCATAAACTCCTTTATCGGCATGGCGATGGTGCTTGGCAAGTAAGATTTGCGGCTTGTGATTGGTAGGGTGATTTCTTATGATGGCGACAATGATGCAAGGCTGAACCCTAGGATAGGCATGATGTCGGCAAGCAGGGCAAATCATGGCATTTTCGCTGTGGTGCATTTTAGTTGGTGTGCCACATCGTGAACAAAAGCGATGATCGTTTTGCCAAAGGACTAACTGAATGGCTCGGCTTAGCTGTTCGGCAGTCTGTGAATCACAGTGATATGCCAACTGACGAAATGATATCAGCTCCAAACATGGATGTGTGGTCGTGGTGTAGCCACTCCCAAAAGCTCCCACTAAGCCACAGGCTAATGCACGATCTAGATCAATAACATGGCTGATAACGCCATAAGAAGCGGTCTTTGGCAAAATTTCACCAAAAGCAAGGCTTATTGCACCTAAATCAGCAAGTTGATTTGTGGATATGTTAAATAAGACAGGTACGCCATTATGGCATAATACGCTGTCATTTTTTATGATTAAAGCTGCTTGATGGGTCATATTTGCTCTTATTTTAGTATAGCGGCACGCCAAGCTGCATCACCGTCTATGTCGCTTGCAGAAACACGTAAACCATCAGCAAAATCATTTAGACGGCGAAAGCTGGCTAAGCCTGTGTTAGTCTGATTCTCAGCGTCATAATCGTCCATATTAATCGCCATTTGACCACCTGTCATCGCCAAATAGACTTCTGCTAGAATCTCTGAGTCAAGCAAAGCCCCGTGGAATGTACGATCTTGAGTGCCGACGTTTAGCCTGCGTCTTAGGGCGTCAAGGGAGTTTTTTTGACCTGGATACAGCTGTTTGGCGATGTCTAAGGAATCGGTAACCTTCACCCGCTCACTAAAGTCAGTCAATCCAACCTTGTCAAATTCCATTTTCAAAAATCGCATATCAAACGGTGCGTTATGGGCGATAACTTCACTGCCGACCATAAAATCATAGATTGCTTGGGCGACGTCTTTAAACTTTGGTTTATCTTCTAAAAACTCGTTAGAAATACCGTGAATGCGAATGACTTCTTCGTCCATTTGTTTATCAGGATTGATATAGACGTGTAGCTGATTGCCTGTAAACTTACGCCCAACCATCTCAATAATCCCCACCTCGACAATGCGATCACCGTTTTGATCCTCAAAGCCTGTGGTCTCTGTATCCATAATCAGCTGTCTGTTTGAGCTATTTTGGTTGCTAGGCTTAGGCAAAATCGCCCAAAAGTCGGCATTGGCTTGGCTGGTTTTGCCATCATAGGCAGGATTTTGGGCGTCATTTGGGCTAACAGCAAAACCTTGTTGGTACACATCTATCGCATGCTCTTGTGGTGGAGCGTCGTCAGGTTTGCCATCAGTTGTTTCATTGGCTTTGATAAGCTTACGCCCAGAGCTTGTCACCCCTAGATTTGCCAAGTGATCTGCCTTGGTGTTACCTGCATGACCTGCATGACCCTTGACCCAGCACCACTCAATGGTACGGTTTTGGCGAAGCTCATCAAGCTTTTGCCACAAGTCAAGGTTGATGACAGATTTGCCATCTGCCTTTTGCCAGTTTTTTTGTTTCCAACCGTCAAGCCATTCACTCATGCCTTGCTTAACGTAATTTGAGTCCGTCCAAAGTTGTAACGGCACATCACTTGGCGTGTTCTGTAAGGCAACGATTGCTGCCATCAGCTCCATGCGGTTATTGGTCGTGTCTGCATCGCCACCCCAGATATTCTCAATATTACCATCAGTATGGTGGATGTGAACGCCAAAACCGCCAGCCGCTTGGCTGTTTTTGCCATTGCCTTTACAAGCTCCGTCGGTATAAGCGATTGTTTGATTTATCATATGAGTATCTTTTATCACAAAAGCTTAATTATAATCTATTTAGGCATTTTTGTCATGAAACAAGCCTGTGCATTTTTAGACCAACTTTGTTATAATGCCATACGATTTGCCACCACAACCCTTATAAAGCCCCATCATGACTGATTTATCTCATCGTTTTGCTCGCCCATTTCGCCCAGAAGTATTGATTAGCCCTAAGCACATTAAGTTATCGCCACTTGATAATCGTCCATTATTTTTTGAGATTGGGGCAGGCAAGGGCAAGCATGCTTTACTGTTTGCACATGATAACCCAAACAAGCAACTGCTCGCTGTAGAACGCACCCATGAGAAAATTACTGCCTTTCATAAGCAACTTACAAACTTAGCTTGTGATAATTTATACGCCATTCAAGCTGACGCCATCGCCTTTGCTGTGCATTATCTACCGCCAAATTCTCTTGATGGGGTGTTTATCTTATATCCCAATCCCGAGCCGCACAATAAAAACCAACGCTGGCTAAATATGCCGTTTTTTGAATTTTTAATCTCACGCATGAAAGCAGGGGCTAAGCTTACCTTAGTTAGCAACATCGCTTGGTACATAGACGAAGCTGAAGAAAAGCTAAACAATACATGGCTGCTGCCTTATGACAAGCACCAAGTTGCCACCGATTCAGCTCGCACACATTTTGAGATAAAATATCTACAACGTGGCGAGACTTGCACCGAACTTAATATCCTAAAGCCGAACTATTATCGCACGCGGTTTGATGACTTTTGTCAGGATATATCGCAGACGCTGATTAAGCCTGCTGTGTAGTGTCCAATTTATCGAAGTGGGGGTGTTGGGCTTATGGCAACAAAAATACTGCTTGCTTGTTAGGGAAGGTATCGGTTTTTGAGAAGATGCTAAAAAGTGAGCGTGGTTAAAAGCATACAACTTCTACAAAATTACTATAATTTTTATAAATAAAATTTGTTATAATAAAGTTGCGAACAAGGGCTGGTTATATTCCCAATTTAGGTCGCCAAGATTATCAACCCTTTTACCGACATATCGCACGATGACCTAAAATTCGCCCTAGCCATGAAAAAAGTGGCAGAGCCGATTTATACTTAAATTAAAAGATGGGTGTGAACCAAAGATAAATATGAATATGATATGTTAAAACCGATTTTAAAATGGGCTGGTGGCAAGAGTCAGCTGTTATCTCAAATCCAAAACCGCCTGCCAACTTATGTACAAACCCAAGATTTTTGTTTGGTTGAGCCATTTGTTGGTGGTGGGGCGGTAAGTTTTTGGGCGTTATCGCATTTTCCTAATCTAAAACGGCTGATTATTAATGACATCAATCACGATCTTATTAATGTCTATCGTGTTATTCGTCAATCCGCTGACAGATTGATTGATGTGCTTTTTCATATCCAGCAAGAATATGATAATTTAACTGATTTAGAAAGCAAAAAGCCTTATTATTATGCCAAGCGAGATTTATATAACTCTCGTAAGTCTGATAATATTACCCAAGCCGCTTTATTCATTTTTTTAAACAAAGCGGGCTTTAATGGTCTATATCGTGTCAATAAAAATAATGAATTTAATGTGCCAATTGGCAGTTACAAAAAACCACAATTTTTAGACAAAGAGCTGATTTATCAATTGCAAAAATACCTAAAAAATGTGGAAATATTAACAGGTGATTATGAGCAAATTTTGAATAAACTAGACAATACTCTACCTTGTTTATTTTATATTGATCCTCCCTATCGCCCGCTTAGTAATACATCAAACTTTAATCATTATGCTCATCAAGAATTTGATGATAATGAACAGGTTCGTCTAGCACAATTTTGTCGTCAATTAGATAAATTAGGTTATCAATTTTTACTGAGTAATTCTGACCCCAAAAATAGCAATCCTAATGACAATTTTTTTGATGAACTGTATCAACAGTTTACCATCGAGAGAGTGATGGCGAAACGTGCAATCAATGCCAAAGGCGATGGACGGTCGGCGATTAGCGAGATTTTAGTTTATAATTATTAGGAGTGTATATGAAAGATATTTATGATTCAGCACATTTTGACCTACTCATAAGCACTTTAAAAGAAAAGGGCTTGATACAATATGATTATTTTGTAAATTGGGCAAAAGTTTTTGATAATATCACGCCGATTGAAAAAGAATTGAATTTATTAAATACAGCAATTGGTAAGGATAATGTTGATGAAGTGCTATTTGATATTTTTAAAACTTATCCAAAAACTATTAAAGTCATTCCTATTTTATTGGCTATTCGTGATAAATCTATTGAAGTTTTGATAGATAGCTCAAATTTTATTTATAGAAATTTTAACTTTAATGATAAAAACATTGATGATGATAAAATTCATGGACTAATTGAGCTTCTGCTACAAAGTGGTTTTGTTGAATTGATTAAAAATAAACAAATAAAAAATTTGGTAGATTATTGTATTGGCGTAGAAGTAGGTCTAGATAGTAATGGACGTAAAAACCGTAGTGGTACATCTATGGAGATACTGGTGGAGTCTTTTGTTGCGTTATTCTGTCATAATCATAATTTAGAATATCTCGTACAAGCCAATGCCAAAAAAATTGCGGACGCTTGGGGAATAGAAATACAAATTGATAAAACATCTCGTATTATAGATTTTGTTATAAAAAACGGAGAGAAATTATATTTTATTGAATGTAATTTTTATAAGGGCGGTGGCTCTAAGCTCAAATCAACCGCAACCGAATATATAGAAATGGCTCGTTTTTGGAAAAACCAAGATATTGAATTTATTTGGGTAACAGACGGTGCAGGTTGGGCAGGAACACATAGACCACTAAGAGATTATTTTAATAAGGGTAATATTTTATTGAATATACAGATGTTACAAGATGATTATTTAGCAAAAATAATTTTGGATAACTGAATGCTATATTTTCAATCTACCGATAAAAATTTTAATTTATATCAAGGCGATTGTATAAAAATCATGCCAACATTGCAGGCAAATAGCATTGATATGATCTTTGCCGATCCGCCTTATTTTTTATCTAATGATGGTTTGACAGTTAAAGATGGTGTGATTCAATCGGTTAATAAAGGCAATTGGGATAAGTTTAGTACAGATGATGAAATTTATCGTTTTACTTATGAATGGTTAAATGAATCTCGGAGAATTTTAAAAGATAATGGCACAATTTGGATAAGTGGCACACATCATAATATTTTTATGTTAGGGCGTATTTTAGAGCAATTGGGTTTTAAGATATTAAATATGATTACTTGGGAGAAACCAAATCCGCCACCAAATTTCTCATGTCGTTATTTTACTTATTCTGCCGAGTGGATTATTTGGGCAAGAAAATATCCCAAGATCCCACATTATTTCAATTATGAGTTAATGAAAAAACTCAATGCTAATAAGCAAGCCAAAGATGTTTGGCGACTGCCTGCGGTGAATAAATGGGAAAAACAACAAGGCAGGCACCCAACTCAAAAACCACTAGGGTTGTTATCTCGGATTATTTTGGCCTCTACCCAAGAATATGATATTATTGTAGACCCATTCTCAGGTTCGGCAACCACAGGGATTGCTGGTGCAATTTTAAATAGAAAATTCATCGGTATTGAATCAAACGATGAATTTTTAGCACTATCTAAAAGGCGTTATATTGACTTAACGCCCAACAACAAAACGTCATTAAAACAAAAAATCAGAGAGCAAATCAGTTTAATATGAAAGACACACAATCCACCATCACCCACTACCAAGTCTTGTATTGTAAATAGTCAGACCTATGTACCGAATGCGTGTGCTTTTATGATGAATCGCACAAGGCTTACCCCATTGATTGCATCATCAAAGATGAAGAGTAAGACGAGAATACTGATAAACTCATGGCAAAATATCGACGAATGTGGCATAAATCATTTGAATAAAAAACACCCTAAACTTAGCATTTAGGGTGTTTTTGTGCATAATCAACTTAATATTTCACACTTGCACCGATACTAAAATTACGTCCCATTTGTGGAGTGTACGGTATGTACGTTTCGTGGGCATAGATGGT encodes:
- a CDS encoding SAM-dependent methyltransferase, with the protein product MTDLSHRFARPFRPEVLISPKHIKLSPLDNRPLFFEIGAGKGKHALLFAHDNPNKQLLAVERTHEKITAFHKQLTNLACDNLYAIQADAIAFAVHYLPPNSLDGVFILYPNPEPHNKNQRWLNMPFFEFLISRMKAGAKLTLVSNIAWYIDEAEEKLNNTWLLPYDKHQVATDSARTHFEIKYLQRGETCTELNILKPNYYRTRFDDFCQDISQTLIKPAV
- a CDS encoding type II restriction endonuclease, encoding MKDIYDSAHFDLLISTLKEKGLIQYDYFVNWAKVFDNITPIEKELNLLNTAIGKDNVDEVLFDIFKTYPKTIKVIPILLAIRDKSIEVLIDSSNFIYRNFNFNDKNIDDDKIHGLIELLLQSGFVELIKNKQIKNLVDYCIGVEVGLDSNGRKNRSGTSMEILVESFVALFCHNHNLEYLVQANAKKIADAWGIEIQIDKTSRIIDFVIKNGEKLYFIECNFYKGGGSKLKSTATEYIEMARFWKNQDIEFIWVTDGAGWAGTHRPLRDYFNKGNILLNIQMLQDDYLAKIILDN
- a CDS encoding RnfABCDGE type electron transport complex subunit B, coding for MTLTIHIENTDLTARLDDLPVLFKSLQLDTLTAQDRQKVAQIDATLPQTQCGLCGHHDGCLPYACGIIMHNEPTNLCIPGGQVVADQIAAIIGKQSLAATPSKWQTHEQTGRPIEVRAVIDEPNCIGCTKCIPACPVDAIIGTAKHMHSIIKELCTGCELCLTPCPVDCIDLVEFPRVLSDDERQNEQEHLRRRYHQHLNRVAKTITEGAKPVVSAVESAMANALMPTITPDAPSENLAKNTVELAKIRTQIKKLTKQLSVRYTDDANAKLLQLQDRLKQLSS
- a CDS encoding ExbD/TolR family protein — protein: MAFELGDSQDQGMSEINLIPLIDIMLVLMIIFLVTATVLNPSVPLDLPKTTAQINQLPPKVIQVSIDANETIFWDDQKISIDELQARFAKAASGDEDPQVQLRADKNGKYDTVAQVLASASTAGLSKIAFVND
- a CDS encoding DNA-methyltransferase produces the protein MLYFQSTDKNFNLYQGDCIKIMPTLQANSIDMIFADPPYFLSNDGLTVKDGVIQSVNKGNWDKFSTDDEIYRFTYEWLNESRRILKDNGTIWISGTHHNIFMLGRILEQLGFKILNMITWEKPNPPPNFSCRYFTYSAEWIIWARKYPKIPHYFNYELMKKLNANKQAKDVWRLPAVNKWEKQQGRHPTQKPLGLLSRIILASTQEYDIIVDPFSGSATTGIAGAILNRKFIGIESNDEFLALSKRRYIDLTPNNKTSLKQKIREQISLI
- the nudC gene encoding NAD(+) diphosphatase, whose amino-acid sequence is MTHQAALIIKNDSVLCHNGVPVLFNISTNQLADLGAISLAFGEILPKTASYGVISHVIDLDRALACGLVGAFGSGYTTTTHPCLELISFRQLAYHCDSQTAEQLSRAIQLVLWQNDHRFCSRCGTPTKMHHSENAMICPACRHHAYPRVQPCIIVAIIRNHPTNHKPQILLAKHHRHADKGVYGLIAGFVEAGESLESALCRETLEEVNVTIREPRYISSQPWPYPTNLMLGFIAHYDGGVITPQTDEISHAQFFDFHDLPAIPEVGTIARALICQAAKECGIALT
- a CDS encoding DNA adenine methylase produces the protein MLKPILKWAGGKSQLLSQIQNRLPTYVQTQDFCLVEPFVGGGAVSFWALSHFPNLKRLIINDINHDLINVYRVIRQSADRLIDVLFHIQQEYDNLTDLESKKPYYYAKRDLYNSRKSDNITQAALFIFLNKAGFNGLYRVNKNNEFNVPIGSYKKPQFLDKELIYQLQKYLKNVEILTGDYEQILNKLDNTLPCLFYIDPPYRPLSNTSNFNHYAHQEFDDNEQVRLAQFCRQLDKLGYQFLLSNSDPKNSNPNDNFFDELYQQFTIERVMAKRAINAKGDGRSAISEILVYNY
- a CDS encoding RsiV family protein; the protein is MRLKVLTGVILVVLGLAGCQDANTFQRPVVNQEQNATTPKIDEQKSISDTLKAVDENLANVAKGIKKVTFKEVPVEYTLPKSVSSVCKAEPDWEKQEIACPNINISVADVEPKWIERSVNLAITNDDNPKLLKFRRALDKFAVSQVSDGYSTPYLWELKPTYLGMHNNLAQFAVTEDMYLGGAHGMQSETYLVYDLDLGSRIQLYDIEKDDLIDSELSLYTLATDAYDDYLKQQLEDSQSIEQHKSDYPLELTEDFYFDEQGLILHYNPYRLGPYAMGPIELIIPYRSLKGVIRDEYLPAMK
- a CDS encoding MotA/TolQ/ExbB proton channel family protein encodes the protein MNFAHYWQYTDAVSKTLFFILFALSVLSWVVGILRILKSRKLANDIASDLQSTITSKQNDLSKLEFSQRKMVAEQTLLQKIAQYRFESEKGLPVLGTTAAIAPFIGLFGTVWGIFHALHSIAESGQAGLAQVAGPVGEALIMTALGLAVAIPAVVFFNIATRLNKRAMHVATDTAHLILAKTAS
- the dnaQ gene encoding DNA polymerase III subunit epsilon encodes the protein MINQTIAYTDGACKGNGKNSQAAGGFGVHIHHTDGNIENIWGGDADTTNNRMELMAAIVALQNTPSDVPLQLWTDSNYVKQGMSEWLDGWKQKNWQKADGKSVINLDLWQKLDELRQNRTIEWCWVKGHAGHAGNTKADHLANLGVTSSGRKLIKANETTDGKPDDAPPQEHAIDVYQQGFAVSPNDAQNPAYDGKTSQANADFWAILPKPSNQNSSNRQLIMDTETTGFEDQNGDRIVEVGIIEMVGRKFTGNQLHVYINPDKQMDEEVIRIHGISNEFLEDKPKFKDVAQAIYDFMVGSEVIAHNAPFDMRFLKMEFDKVGLTDFSERVKVTDSLDIAKQLYPGQKNSLDALRRRLNVGTQDRTFHGALLDSEILAEVYLAMTGGQMAINMDDYDAENQTNTGLASFRRLNDFADGLRVSASDIDGDAAWRAAILK